The Pelagicoccus albus genome includes the window GACGGCATGACCGAAGTTGAAGGATGGGGCAGCGACTGGAAACGTAAAACGATGGCAGCCGGCGATTCCTAAGAGAGGCTGGAGAGGATTGGGTTCTATATTTAGAATGGGTCACGAGTTGCGAGCTTGGTGTCCATTCATTGGTTTCCTTTAGGTTTTGCTGTAGCCTTCTTCCGACGAGCAAGCCCACAACCCCATCCCCCGTCGCTTCGTTTGCGATATCACGGAGCCTTACCAAACAAGCTTATGCCCGACACCCCTATGACGACCGCCGTATCACCTGCAGCAGGCGAATCCGGAAAACTTGGATTTCTCGAGAAATTCGGATTTGGAGTGGGGGACCTTGCTTCCAATCTGCTTTTTCAGACCTTCAACATGTTCCTGCTTTTTTTCTACACGGACGTGGTAGGATTAAGTGCCGGAGCAGTCTTTTGGATATTCCTCATAGCCAAACTTTGGGACACTATAAATGACCCGATGATGGGAGCTATTGCGGATCGCACCCACACACGATGGGGACGTTATCGGCCTTACATATTCGGTTTGGCCATACCTTACGGAATAAGCGCCTATCTGCTTTTCACCATTCCGGACATATCGGATTCCGCGAAGGCTATTTACTGCGGGGCAACTTACATTTTTGCCACCATGATGTATACGGGCGTGAACATTCCCTATTGTGCCTTGATGGGGGTGATAACGCCGGACGTGCAGGAACGCACTAGCGTTTCCCAATACCGATTTTTCATGGCGTTTGCCGGAGCTTGGTTGATCAATACCTTTACCTTGCCCCTCGTTCGTCTGTTTGGAGGAGACGAGTCTTCGCCGACTTATAATGAAGAAATAGGATATGACCCGGTGAGTGGCTATCCGACTGCCATGATCGTCTTTGGCCTTCTGGCGGTTCTCCTCTTTTTCATGACCTTCTTCACCACCAAAGAACGTGTCGTTCCGGTTAAGAAGGAGAACTCCTCTTTTAAGGAAGATGTGAAGGATTTGATGGGCAATTTCCCATGGCTCATCCTGTTCAGCTCGGCCGTGCTCAATCTCGCGAATGTGGCGGTACGAAACGGGGCTATGCTGTATTTCCTGAGCTACTACGTGGAAGGCGCTGGCAAGGTTTTGTTCAATGTAAACTTCGGGTTCTTCGAACTGGAGGTCACTCGAACCGCTCTCTTCATGTCGGCAG containing:
- a CDS encoding MFS transporter is translated as MPDTPMTTAVSPAAGESGKLGFLEKFGFGVGDLASNLLFQTFNMFLLFFYTDVVGLSAGAVFWIFLIAKLWDTINDPMMGAIADRTHTRWGRYRPYIFGLAIPYGISAYLLFTIPDISDSAKAIYCGATYIFATMMYTGVNIPYCALMGVITPDVQERTSVSQYRFFMAFAGAWLINTFTLPLVRLFGGDESSPTYNEEIGYDPVSGYPTAMIVFGLLAVLLFFMTFFTTKERVVPVKKENSSFKEDVKDLMGNFPWLILFSSAVLNLANVAVRNGAMLYFLSYYVEGAGKVLFNVNFGFFELEVTRTALFMSAGALATMLGVLPTQYLTRRFEKRSLYIFFMLAQGVSIAAIYFVPGSNYNMILVLHLLASFFAGPGPVIVFSMYADVADYSEWKTSRRATGLIIATILFAIKGGLWIGGQLNTGVLYLIDYSKETATQPDVLNGIAVLFTWIPGILSALAGIILLKYAISDALMRKIQTELEERKAGTV